The genomic segment AGCAGCAACCTTTCATATATTAGGATAATTTAAAAAactttgatccacttcaaatgtttaacatatactgtacacatgtgggcatatatacatatacagtacacatacaTGCACTTACATACGTCGTAACTCACCTGAAACACCCCAAATCTTTTCAAACACCTTGTTGTATGTCACTCTATTGGACATTTTATCACGAAGTCTGAGGACGAGATCCATTTTGGAACCAACATTATCAACCCCACACTGTCGACACAGCTTTTTCAAATCTGCAATCTAATCATAAGCAAATTTGAGAGTAagttcagcaaaaaataaatgaattaaaaagtactttaaaatagTAGAGTGACATTTTTACTAATTAATTTGCAGCCTACTAATATTGGCTTTATTTGGAAAAACTAAAACACTTCCataacaatttaaacaaaaatctaCCTTGAGGTGGAGAAGCTCATCTCCAAGTCTTTCCTCAGTAAGGGGCACATCCATGTCAATCCCTCCATCTAGAGAATGCACTTTTGCATTCTCGGTGTTTAAAACCATGGTTGATCCCCTTGTTTTTGGACCTATCCACGGGGACCAGTAGTGGTAACTCGGTGAAATTTGAAATGGGTTTTCTTTGCCACCTTgagaaaaataaaactatttaatgcATCAACACTAAACATACAGCTAAAATTAAAAAGCTGATATCTTAGTGGGCAGTTCTTCTATTATATGAATTTAAGACCACTACATTGCActacactaaaaaataaaataactacaatttcagtttttggtttagtttttttagtttaaatactGCTAATTCCTACACTATAATAAATCTGTTAGAaaagaaaaatgacagaaaactaTAGTGTGTGGGCGTTTAGAAAACACTGCAAAAGGACAAATCATGATACCAATCTTCATTCTATCATGCAGCAATATTTGCAtaccaaaacaaatcaaaacttaCTTGGGTAAAACCCTCTGCTTATCACATCCATTGCCACTGCATTCCAAAATTGCTCTATGTCAACATGACCATCATAATCCAGAGGTGGAGATGGAATTTCACTCACTGTaaagaaacaaatcaaaatatgtgaattatgaatttaaaaaagcaacaaaacaacTCCAACTGAAACCAGCGTTTACCTGGGATGCTAAACACTCCTTTTTTATGAAGGTCCATAAGCACAGTACTTGGACTGTATCCACAGGACACACAGGAGTACATGTAGTCCAAATCACACAAAGCGTCAAAGTGCAGATACGCCTGCATGATTAGGTCACCTTTAGGCAAGGACTCTCCCTCTGTGGCTTCAATTATTCGCACAACCCTACCAACAGCTGTGTAATTCTGAAAAGAAGAAGCATATATATGCAAGCATGCatggttaaataaatatataataaaagccCTCATCAACATTtctattattagaatttttgttaaaGAACAAGTTATAGTGAAAAAGCAGGCATTATTGCTGATATTGTACCTGTAGAGAATTTCTCAAAACCAAACATAAGTGTAGGGTGAGGATTACATGATCATTGAAGTTGTGCAAACCATCTTGCCATTCTTGGTATCTGTATATGTGATTGCATTTATGGCACAACTTGTAGTAGGTTGACAcacctgaaaaaaaagatttgaacagatttatatatatttgtaaactgATAaagaaaaattctaaataaatgcaAGTCACATTACAGTATCTATTGAAACAATAAAACTGCCATACCATGAATCAGTCCATTGAATGAGACTATCTTTGCCCGACAAGTTATCAAAACAGGGTCACTCAAAACTCCCTTGCATAGTCTGCATTCAACCTCCTCAGGCACAAGATGTTTTGGAAAAGCATGCTTTGATTTTTGCAGGATGTCTTGTTGGAGTTTCACTAGAATTTTCTTATGTTCAAGCATGTCTTCCATCATTTTTTTGACTGTAGCAGAGTTAGGGGGATATGAATCATGACAGCAGGCATCATCATCTTCATGAACAGTGTTGGAAACTTCTGAACTCTTAAGTCTTTTGAAGAGCTGTGGTATTGTCTGGAAAAGATGCCACTTTGCTGTGGCTTTGTGAATACAGGGTTGACGAGGCTTGGCACAAGGACAATGccagttatttttctttttatcataAGTCACCATGACCCTTCCCATTCTACTGTAATAGGACACTGTTGGTTCAAACACAGAAATGAAACATTTTGTTGATGAACTTCCAACTGTGACATGGAAAGACAAAGGTGTCTCCGCAACATTTGCTTCCCGCTGCAACTTTAACAGTTGGATTTTCCTTGCTTCACCAAACCACTTTTCCTGCACCAGCTGAGAGAGACTGTTTTCTGTCAGTGCAAAATTGGATTCTTCaatttgtttacaaaaacacAATGACTGTACATGGCAGCACTCAAATGGTAAGATCCCAGTTATGTGTGCGTATTCAGCATTTGAAATGCATTGGTCAAGTTCACATGCTAAACGAAAGTTTGGGCcccatgtattttttattacatgtaTGGGTATTGCTTGACCATGAAATGCCTTTTCAACAGCAAAAATGCCAATTTTTCCATCGATGCACTGAGATCTCAAGTGCTTCTCAGGAGTCATTGCATTTACTCTGTCAGTATGTTGTCTTTGAATGTGAGTTCGTAGATTTTTGGCCAGAAGTGTTACATTACATTGGCTGCAAGTGGCAGTCTTCTTTGCTGACAATTTTGGGAGTGACTGCAAAGGGTGGACAGAAGGTGACTGAGCCTGTTTCTGCTTGACAGATGTCATCTGGGGCTGTGTCTGCTGGGCAGATGACTGAGGCTGTGCCTGCCTGACGGATGTCATCTGGGGCTGTGTCTGCTGGGCAGATGACTGACACTGTGCCTGCCTGACGGATGTCACCTGGGGCAGTGTCTGCTGGGCAGATGACTGAGGCTGTGCCTGCCTGACGGATGTCATCTGGGGCTGTGTCTGCTGGGCAGATGACTGAGGCTGTGCCTGCCTGACGGATGTCACCTGGGGCTGTGTCTGCTGGGCAGATGACTGACACTGTGCCTGCCTGACGGATGTCACCTGGGGCTGTGTCTGCTGGGCAGATGACTGACACTGTGCCTGCCTGACGGATGTCACCTGGGGCTGTGTCTGCTGGGCAGATGACTGAGGCTGTGCCTGCCTGACGGATGTCACCTGGGGCTGTGTCTGCTGGGCAGATGACTGACACTGTGCCTGCCTGACGGATGTCATCTGGGGCTGTGTCTGCTGGGCAGATGACTGAGGCTGTGCCTGCCTGACGGATGTCATCTGGGGCTGTGTCTGCTGGGCAGATGACTGAGGTTGTGAATCCTGGACAGATGATGACCCAGGCTTGGTCTGCAGCACAGCTGATGACTGAGGATGGGTTGATAAGGCATGCTGTCTGGCAATGTGGTTTAGTAAATTTTCCCGAGTTAACACAATCACTGAACAATAGCAGCAGTGAAAGTGggatttttttctacattttaaaccacattttacaattgtaaaatctgaaatagaaaaaaaaaaacataatttttaaattgcataCAATAAACCTTACTTGGGTCTCACTCTGGCCTTTGGACAGTTGAATGACaagcacattttttattatttgagcaacaAAGACCCAAGATTTATGAAGCATGATGGTTCACGTTACGTAGAAAATAAAGTTTGCCTAAGcctcaacataaaataataacaataatgattacaaataaaaatgcaaacgAAAATACACTTTGCAATATTGGCTAGTTTGACATCAAATTAAACTAAAGTAATGAAAGCAAAACCTTTAAACTCACCATGATGTTGTACTGCCCTCTGTAAGTGATTTTTGATGTGATAAAGCATTATTTGTGGCATACTAGTGTATGAGCAGAATGGGCACTTGTCACTGCAGTTTTTTAAATACTGCTCGCATTCGTCCTTGCATAGCACGGTTTTATGCATATTTGCAAGGGGAaatggctcttaaaagagccgtTGGGTTATGAAGTAaggataaaagaaaataaaaataaaaagttgtaaacaaatgtaaaaaataattaacagaaaaataaataaataaatcaaaacaaaatgagagaaagtactgaagtaaaaaaaagtacTCCACAAGAATTGTAAGGACGAATATATCAATGACAGGGATCTGCAAACAGAAGG from the Danio rerio strain Tuebingen ecotype United States chromosome 17, GRCz12tu, whole genome shotgun sequence genome contains:
- the LOC141375025 gene encoding uncharacterized protein isoform X2; the encoded protein is MHKTVLCKDECEQYLKNCSDKCPFCSYTSMPQIMLYHIKNHLQRAVQHHDFTIVKCGLKCRKKSHFHCCYCSVIVLTRENLLNHIARQHALSTHPQSSAVLQTKPGSSSVQDSQPQSSAQQTQPQMTSVRQAQPQSSAQQTQPQMTSVRQAQCQSSAQQTQPQVTSVRQAQPQSSAQQTQPQVTSVRQAQCQSSAQQTQPQVTSVRQAQCQSSAQQTQPQVTSVRQAQPQSSAQQTQPQMTSVRQAQPQSSAQQTLPQVTSVRQAQCQSSAQQTQPQMTSVRQAQPQSSAQQTQPQMTSVKQKQAQSPSVHPLQSLPKLSAKKTATCSQCNVTLLAKNLRTHIQRQHTDRVNAMTPEKHLRSQCIDGKIGIFAVEKAFHGQAIPIHVIKNTWGPNFRLACELDQCISNAEYAHITGILPFECCHVQSLCFCKQIEESNFALTENSLSQLVQEKWFGEARKIQLLKLQREANVAETPLSFHVTVGSSSTKCFISVFEPTVSYYSRMGRVMVTYDKKKNNWHCPCAKPRQPCIHKATAKWHLFQTIPQLFKRLKSSEVSNTVHEDDDACCHDSYPPNSATVKKMMEDMLEHKKILVKLQQDILQKSKHAFPKHLVPEEVECRLCKGVLSDPVLITCRAKIVSFNGLIHGVSTYYKLCHKCNHIYRYQEWQDGLHNFNDHVILTLHLCLVLRNSLQNYTAVGRVVRIIEATEGESLPKGDLIMQAYLHFDALCDLDYMYSCVSCGYSPSTVLMDLHKKGVFSIPVSEIPSPPLDYDGHVDIEQFWNAVAMDVISRGFYPSGKENPFQISPSYHYWSPWIGPKTRGSTMVLNTENAKVHSLDGGIDMDVPLTEERLGDELLHLKIADLKKLCRQCGVDNVGSKMDLVLRLRDKMSNRVTYNKVFEKIWGVSGGVGVIMCPCGIVYSIKFNLRAESPRDFTDLLLSWKNFPNVTIYDYPRGLVAHTNKRQQECPPFHPFEGRVQDPTTENIKQAKEGKLKVHLPWLAHKKTPADPDCHPVTGSSEHYCLCDVFHQSNSRDERDVLRTIGLVPELAGKVNSQRAEQLFSEVKKNNYFMNMLRPAAHIFLARNILHHRNLAHNQKKMEHFNKLFHGNRTLESNFIAHRFTDKHVFSDLEIVPDHEPVFKQAPKDFGTPPPSVKTDKRSLVNQHNNLPVQTSTGSIFTLECVQPNKACWTQPPSPVQLEKLNHALLERGPKDEFLASVGGTVLTRLDLQTLGLLQDVEATVRFCKHILVY
- the LOC141375025 gene encoding uncharacterized protein isoform X1 translates to MHKTVLCKDECEQYLKNCSDKCPFCSYTSMPQIMLYHIKNHLQRAVQHHDFTIVKCGLKCRKKSHFHCCYCSVIVLTRENLLNHIARQHALSTHPQSSAVLQTKPGSSSVQDSQPQSSAQQTQPQMTSVRQAQPQSSAQQTQPQMTSVRQAQCQSSAQQTQPQVTSVRQAQPQSSAQQTQPQVTSVRQAQCQSSAQQTQPQVTSVRQAQCQSSAQQTQPQVTSVRQAQPQSSAQQTQPQMTSVRQAQPQSSAQQTLPQVTSVRQAQCQSSAQQTQPQMTSVRQAQPQSSAQQTQPQMTSVKQKQAQSPSVHPLQSLPKLSAKKTATCSQCNVTLLAKNLRTHIQRQHTDRVNAMTPEKHLRSQCIDGKIGIFAVEKAFHGQAIPIHVIKNTWGPNFRLACELDQCISNAEYAHITGILPFECCHVQSLCFCKQIEESNFALTENSLSQLVQEKWFGEARKIQLLKLQREANVAETPLSFHVTVGSSSTKCFISVFEPTVSYYSRMGRVMVTYDKKKNNWHCPCAKPRQPCIHKATAKWHLFQTIPQLFKRLKSSEVSNTVHEDDDACCHDSYPPNSATVKKMMEDMLEHKKILVKLQQDILQKSKHAFPKHLVPEEVECRLCKGVLSDPVLITCRAKIVSFNGLIHGVSTYYKLCHKCNHIYRYQEWQDGLHNFNDHVILTLHLCLVLRNSLQNYTAVGRVVRIIEATEGESLPKGDLIMQAYLHFDALCDLDYMYSCVSCGYSPSTVLMDLHKKGVFSIPVSEIPSPPLDYDGHVDIEQFWNAVAMDVISRGFYPSGKENPFQISPSYHYWSPWIGPKTRGSTMVLNTENAKVHSLDGGIDMDVPLTEERLGDELLHLKIADLKKLCRQCGVDNVGSKMDLVLRLRDKMSNRVTYNKVFEKIWGVSGGVGVIMCPCGIVYSIKFNLRAESPRDFTDLLLSWKNFPNVTIYDYPRGLVAHTNKRQQECPPFHPFEGRVQDPTTENIKQAKEGKLKVHLPWLAHKKTPADPDCHPVTGSSEHYCLCDVFHQSNSRDERDVLRTIGLVPELAGKVNSQRAEQLFSEVKKNNYFMNMLRPAAHIFLARNILHHRNLAHNQKKMEHFNKLFHGNRTLESNFIAHRFTDKHVFSDLEIVPDHEPVFKQAPKDFGTPPPSVKTDKRSLVNQHNNLPVQTSTGSIFTLECVQPNKACWTQPPSPVQLEKLNHALLERGPKDEFLASVGGTVLTRLDLQTLGLLQDVEATILNACLSVIKDVAGLQGIRVHVFSPYVTVTWLPPVCGDPLSNVPVSVIV